One Streptomyces sp. L2 genomic window carries:
- a CDS encoding site-2 protease family protein yields MDVSGGSGQPRPGDDEPAEHAAGPTPPAAGPGRPPGREPSEPGTPKPPEHGPHHRPDEDTGPPGAEHRSLAHSGMAKGEPPQQPPKEPGGGILMGRPFGVPVYVAPSWFLVAALITWVFGGQLDRVLPDLGAARYLVSLFFAVAFYASVLVHELAHTVAALRFRLPVRRIQLQFFGGVSEIEKEAETPGREFVLAFVGPLFSLVLAGVFYLAMRPVQPDSVPGVLLAGLMISNLFVAVFNILPGLPLDGGRMLRAVVWKITGKPMSGTVAAAWVGRALAVTVLIGLPLLNQSGAFGGDSESVSGMDTVTDALLAAILAAIMWTGAGNSLRMARLREHLPELRARTLTRRAVPVETDTPLSEALRRANAAGARALVVVDADGHPLSLVREAAIVGVPEHRRPWVAVSGLAQDLSDGMRVSAELAGEELLDVLRATPATEYLVVEESGEIYGVLSAADVERAFVKAMARPAS; encoded by the coding sequence GTGGACGTGAGCGGCGGTAGCGGGCAGCCGCGGCCCGGCGACGACGAGCCGGCCGAGCACGCCGCGGGTCCTACGCCCCCGGCGGCCGGCCCCGGCCGCCCCCCGGGGCGGGAACCGTCCGAGCCCGGCACCCCCAAGCCCCCGGAACACGGCCCCCACCACCGGCCGGACGAGGACACCGGCCCGCCCGGAGCCGAGCACCGCTCGCTCGCCCACTCCGGCATGGCCAAGGGCGAACCGCCCCAGCAGCCCCCCAAGGAACCCGGCGGCGGCATCCTCATGGGCCGCCCCTTCGGCGTGCCCGTCTACGTCGCCCCCAGCTGGTTCCTCGTCGCCGCCCTCATCACCTGGGTCTTCGGCGGCCAGCTGGACCGCGTCCTGCCCGACCTGGGCGCCGCCCGCTACCTCGTCTCCCTCTTCTTCGCCGTCGCCTTCTACGCCTCCGTCCTGGTCCACGAACTGGCCCACACGGTCGCCGCACTCCGCTTCCGGCTCCCGGTCCGCCGCATCCAGCTCCAGTTCTTCGGCGGGGTCTCCGAGATCGAGAAAGAGGCCGAGACCCCCGGCCGGGAGTTCGTCCTCGCCTTCGTCGGCCCGCTGTTCTCCCTGGTCCTCGCTGGCGTCTTCTACCTCGCCATGCGACCGGTCCAGCCGGACTCCGTCCCCGGAGTCCTCCTCGCCGGCCTGATGATCTCCAACCTCTTCGTCGCCGTCTTCAACATCCTCCCCGGCCTCCCCCTCGACGGCGGCCGCATGCTCCGCGCCGTCGTCTGGAAGATCACCGGCAAACCCATGAGCGGCACCGTCGCCGCCGCCTGGGTCGGCCGCGCCCTCGCCGTCACCGTCCTCATCGGCCTGCCGCTGCTCAACCAGTCCGGCGCCTTCGGAGGCGACAGCGAGAGCGTCAGCGGCATGGACACCGTCACCGACGCCCTGCTGGCCGCCATCCTCGCCGCGATCATGTGGACCGGCGCCGGCAACAGCCTGCGCATGGCCCGGCTGCGCGAACACCTCCCCGAACTGCGCGCCCGCACCCTCACCCGCCGTGCCGTCCCCGTCGAGACCGACACACCCCTGTCCGAGGCCCTGCGCCGCGCCAACGCCGCCGGAGCCCGCGCCCTCGTCGTCGTCGACGCCGACGGCCACCCCCTCTCCCTCGTCCGCGAGGCCGCCATCGTCGGCGTACCCGAGCACCGCCGCCCCTGGGTCGCCGTCAGCGGCCTCGCCCAGGACCTCAGCGACGGCATGCGCGTCTCCGCCGAGCTGGCCGGCGAGGAACTCCTGGACGTCCTGCGCGCCACCCCCGCCACCGAATACCTGGTCGTCGAGGAATCGGGCGAGATCTACGGCGTCCTTTCAGCAGCAGACGTGGAACGAGCCTTCGTCAAGGCAATGGCACGGCCCGCTTCATAG
- a CDS encoding tRNA (adenine-N1)-methyltransferase: protein MSEPTGAARRRGPFKVGDQVQLTDPKGRHYTFTLEAGKNFHTHKGSFPHDELIGAPEGSVVRTTGNVAYLALRPLLPDYVLSMPRGAAVVYPKDAGQILSFADIFPGARVVEAGVGSGSLSSFLLRAIGDQGMLHSYERREDFADIARQNVERYFGGPHPAWQLTVGDLQDNLSDTDVDRVILDMLAPWECLEAVSKALVPGGILCAYVATTTQLARTVESIREIGCFNEPTAWETMIRNWHIEGLAVRPDHRMIGHTGFLLTARRLADGVEPPMRRRRPAKGAYGEDYAGPNADAGSGR, encoded by the coding sequence ATGTCCGAACCGACCGGCGCCGCCCGCAGACGCGGCCCCTTCAAGGTCGGGGACCAGGTACAGCTGACCGACCCCAAGGGTCGCCACTACACGTTCACGCTCGAAGCCGGGAAGAACTTCCACACCCACAAGGGCTCCTTCCCGCACGACGAACTGATCGGCGCTCCCGAGGGCAGCGTTGTCCGCACCACCGGCAACGTCGCCTACCTCGCGCTGCGCCCCCTGCTCCCCGACTACGTCCTGTCCATGCCCCGCGGGGCAGCCGTCGTCTACCCCAAGGACGCGGGACAGATCCTCTCCTTCGCCGACATCTTCCCCGGCGCCCGCGTCGTCGAGGCCGGCGTCGGCTCCGGCTCGCTCAGCAGCTTCCTGCTGCGGGCCATCGGCGACCAGGGCATGCTGCACTCCTACGAGCGCCGCGAGGACTTCGCCGACATCGCCCGGCAGAACGTGGAGCGCTACTTCGGCGGCCCGCACCCCGCCTGGCAGCTCACCGTCGGCGACCTCCAGGACAACCTGTCCGACACCGACGTCGACCGCGTCATCCTCGACATGCTGGCCCCCTGGGAGTGCCTGGAAGCCGTCTCCAAGGCCCTCGTCCCCGGCGGCATCCTGTGCGCTTACGTGGCCACCACCACCCAGCTCGCCCGGACCGTGGAGTCCATCCGGGAGATCGGCTGCTTCAACGAGCCGACCGCCTGGGAGACCATGATCCGCAACTGGCACATCGAGGGCCTCGCCGTCCGCCCCGACCACCGCATGATCGGGCACACCGGGTTCCTGCTCACCGCCCGCCGCCTCGCCGACGGCGTCGAGCCGCCCATGCGCCGCCGCCGCCCCGCCAAGGGCGCCTACGGCGAGGACTACGCCGGACCCAACGCCGACGCGGGCAGCGGCCGCTGA
- a CDS encoding ferredoxin: MTVQQEAPGGEALEVWIDQDLCTGDGICAQYAPEVFELDIDGLAYVKGADDELLQAAGATAPVPLPLLTDVVDSAKECPGECIHVRRVADRVEVYGPDAD, translated from the coding sequence GTGACCGTGCAGCAGGAGGCCCCGGGCGGCGAGGCGCTGGAGGTCTGGATCGACCAGGACCTGTGTACCGGCGACGGCATCTGCGCCCAGTACGCGCCGGAGGTGTTCGAGCTGGACATCGACGGGCTGGCCTATGTGAAGGGCGCGGACGACGAACTGCTCCAGGCCGCGGGTGCGACGGCACCGGTGCCGCTGCCGCTCCTCACGGACGTGGTGGACTCGGCGAAGGAGTGCCCCGGCGAGTGCATCCATGTGCGCCGGGTCGCCGACCGGGTCGAGGTGTACGGGCCCGACGCGGACTGA
- the arc gene encoding proteasome ATPase, whose protein sequence is MAAHDDDMNRGIRPGRGSDDPAGQIAYLEQEIAVLRRKLADSPRHTRILEERIVELQTNLAGVSAQNERLANTLREARDQIVALKEEVDRLAQPPAGFGVFLQANEDGTADIFTGGRKLRVNVSPGVEVDELRRGQEVMLNEALNVVEAMQFERVGDIVTLKEILEDGERALVLGHTDEERVVRLAEPLLDVTIRPGDALLLEPRSGYVYEVVPKSEVEELVLEEVPDIGYEQIGGLGNQIEAIRDAVELPYLYPDLFKEHELRPPKGVLLYGPPGCGKTLIAKAVANSLAKKVAEVTGQAAGKSFFLNIKGPELLNKYVGETERQIRLVFQRAREKASEGTPVIVFFDEMESLFRTRGSGVSSDVENTIVPQLLAEIDGVEGLQNVVVIGASNREDMIDPAILRPGRLDVKIKIERPDAEAAKDIFGKYLTERLPLHTDDLGEHGGDRSVTVQGMIQTAVEQMYAESEENRFLEVTYANGDKEVLYFKDFNSGAMIENIVGRAKKMAIKDFLEKSQKGLRVSHLLQACVDEFKENEDLPNTTNPDDWARISGKKGERIVYIRTLITGKQGSDTGRSIDTVANTGQYL, encoded by the coding sequence GTGGCAGCCCACGACGACGACATGAACCGCGGCATCCGCCCGGGACGAGGGTCCGACGACCCGGCCGGGCAGATCGCCTACCTTGAGCAGGAGATCGCCGTCCTGCGACGTAAGCTCGCCGACTCTCCGCGGCACACGAGGATTCTCGAGGAGCGGATCGTCGAGCTGCAGACCAACCTGGCCGGCGTCTCCGCCCAGAACGAGCGCCTGGCCAACACGCTCCGCGAGGCCCGCGACCAGATCGTGGCCCTCAAGGAAGAGGTCGACCGGCTCGCACAGCCCCCCGCAGGCTTCGGAGTCTTCCTCCAGGCCAACGAGGACGGCACCGCCGACATCTTCACCGGCGGCCGCAAGCTGCGGGTGAACGTCAGCCCCGGCGTCGAGGTCGACGAGCTCCGGCGCGGCCAGGAAGTCATGCTCAACGAAGCACTCAACGTGGTCGAGGCCATGCAGTTCGAGCGCGTCGGCGACATCGTCACCCTCAAGGAGATCCTCGAGGACGGCGAGCGCGCCCTGGTGCTCGGGCACACCGACGAGGAACGGGTGGTGCGGCTCGCCGAGCCGCTGCTGGACGTCACCATCCGCCCCGGCGACGCCCTGCTCCTCGAACCCCGCTCCGGCTACGTCTACGAGGTCGTCCCCAAGAGCGAGGTCGAGGAACTCGTCCTCGAAGAGGTCCCCGACATCGGCTACGAGCAGATCGGCGGCCTCGGCAACCAGATCGAGGCCATCCGCGACGCGGTCGAGCTGCCCTACCTCTACCCCGACCTCTTCAAGGAGCACGAGCTGCGCCCGCCCAAGGGCGTCCTGCTCTACGGCCCGCCCGGATGCGGCAAGACGCTCATCGCCAAGGCGGTCGCCAACTCGCTCGCCAAGAAGGTCGCCGAGGTCACCGGACAGGCCGCCGGCAAGAGCTTCTTCCTCAACATCAAGGGCCCCGAGCTGCTCAACAAGTACGTCGGCGAGACCGAGCGGCAGATCCGCCTCGTCTTCCAGCGTGCGCGTGAGAAGGCCAGCGAGGGCACCCCCGTCATCGTCTTCTTCGACGAGATGGAGTCCCTCTTCCGCACCCGCGGCTCCGGCGTCAGCTCGGACGTGGAGAACACCATCGTCCCGCAGCTCCTCGCCGAGATCGACGGCGTCGAGGGCCTGCAGAACGTGGTCGTCATCGGCGCCTCCAACCGCGAGGACATGATCGATCCGGCCATCCTGCGCCCCGGCCGCCTCGACGTGAAGATCAAGATCGAGCGCCCCGACGCCGAGGCCGCCAAGGACATCTTCGGCAAGTACCTCACCGAGCGCCTCCCGCTGCACACCGACGACCTCGGCGAGCACGGCGGCGACCGGTCGGTCACGGTCCAGGGCATGATCCAGACCGCGGTCGAGCAGATGTACGCCGAATCCGAGGAGAACCGCTTCCTGGAGGTCACCTACGCCAACGGGGACAAGGAAGTCCTCTACTTCAAGGACTTCAACTCCGGCGCCATGATCGAGAACATCGTCGGCCGCGCCAAGAAGATGGCGATCAAGGACTTCCTGGAGAAGAGCCAGAAGGGTCTTCGCGTCTCCCACCTCCTCCAGGCCTGCGTGGACGAGTTCAAGGAGAACGAGGACCTGCCCAACACCACCAACCCCGACGACTGGGCCCGCATCTCCGGAAAGAAGGGCGAACGGATCGTCTACATCCGCACCCTCATCACCGGAAAGCAGGGCTCCGACACCGGGCGCTCCATCGACACGGTGGCGAACACCGGCCAGTACCTGTAA
- the dop gene encoding depupylase/deamidase Dop, translated as MTVRRVMGIETEYGISVPGHPNANAMLTSSQIVNAYAAAMHRARRARWDFEEENPLRDARGFDLAREAADSTQLTDEDIGLANVILTNGARLYVDHAHPEYSAPEVTNPRDAVLWDKAGERIMAEAAERAAQLPGAQPIHLYKNNTDNKGASYGTHENYLMRRETPFSDIVRHLTPFFVSRQVVTGAGRVGIGQDGHEHGFQLSQRADYFEVEVGLETTLKRPIINTRDEPHADAEKYRRLHVIIGDANLSEISTYLKLGTTALVLSMIEDGFIAVDLAVDQPVRTLHQVSHDPTLRRLITLRSGRTLTAVQLQMEYFELSRKYVEERFGADADEQTKDVLARWEDTLNRLENDPMSLAGELDWVAKRELMEGYRRRDGLDWDAARLHLVDLQYADVRAEKGLYNRLVARGRMKRLLDETEVDRARRKPPEDTRAYFRGRCLEQYADDVAAASWDSVIFDLPGRDSLQRVPTLEPLRGTRNHVKELLDRCRTAEDLVRILSGG; from the coding sequence ATGACCGTACGGCGAGTAATGGGCATCGAGACGGAGTACGGCATCTCCGTCCCCGGCCACCCCAACGCCAATGCCATGCTCACCTCGTCCCAGATCGTCAACGCCTACGCCGCGGCGATGCACCGGGCCCGCCGGGCCCGCTGGGACTTCGAGGAGGAGAACCCCCTGCGCGACGCACGGGGCTTCGACCTCGCCCGCGAGGCCGCCGACTCCACCCAGCTCACCGACGAGGACATCGGCCTCGCCAACGTGATCCTCACCAACGGCGCGCGCCTCTACGTCGACCACGCCCACCCCGAGTACAGCGCCCCCGAGGTCACCAACCCCCGGGACGCCGTCCTGTGGGACAAGGCCGGCGAGCGCATCATGGCCGAGGCCGCCGAGCGGGCCGCCCAGCTCCCCGGCGCCCAGCCCATCCACCTGTACAAGAACAACACCGACAACAAGGGCGCCTCCTACGGCACGCACGAGAACTACCTCATGCGGCGGGAGACCCCGTTCTCCGACATCGTCCGCCACCTCACCCCCTTCTTCGTCTCCCGCCAGGTCGTCACCGGCGCCGGCCGCGTCGGCATCGGCCAGGACGGCCACGAGCACGGCTTCCAGCTCAGCCAGCGCGCCGACTACTTCGAGGTCGAGGTCGGGCTGGAGACGACACTCAAGCGGCCCATCATCAACACCCGGGACGAACCGCACGCCGACGCGGAGAAGTACCGCCGGCTGCACGTGATCATCGGCGACGCCAACCTCTCCGAGATCTCGACCTACCTCAAGCTGGGCACCACCGCCCTCGTCCTGTCGATGATCGAGGACGGTTTCATCGCCGTCGACCTCGCCGTCGACCAGCCGGTCCGCACGCTCCACCAGGTCTCCCACGACCCGACCCTGCGACGGCTCATCACGCTGCGCAGCGGCCGTACCCTGACCGCCGTACAGCTCCAGATGGAGTACTTCGAGCTGTCCCGCAAGTACGTCGAGGAGCGCTTCGGGGCCGACGCCGACGAGCAGACCAAGGACGTCCTGGCCCGCTGGGAGGACACCCTCAACCGGCTGGAGAACGATCCGATGAGCCTGGCCGGCGAGCTCGACTGGGTCGCCAAGCGGGAACTCATGGAGGGCTACCGCCGCCGTGACGGCCTCGACTGGGACGCCGCCCGGCTCCACCTCGTCGACCTCCAGTACGCCGACGTGCGCGCCGAGAAGGGCCTCTACAACCGTCTGGTGGCCCGCGGGCGCATGAAGCGGCTGCTGGACGAGACCGAGGTAGACCGGGCCCGCAGGAAGCCCCCGGAGGACACCCGAGCCTACTTCCGGGGCCGCTGCCTGGAGCAGTACGCCGACGACGTGGCGGCCGCCTCCTGGGACTCGGTGATCTTCGACCTGCCCGGCCGGGATTCCCTGCAGCGGGTCCCAACCCTGGAACCGCTACGCGGAACGCGAAATCACGTCAAGGAGCTGCTGGACCGCTGCCGCACGGCAGAAGACCTGGTCAGGATCCTGTCCGGCGGCTGA
- a CDS encoding ubiquitin-like protein Pup, which translates to MATKDTGGGQQKATRSTEEVEEQAQDAQAAEDLKERQEKLSDDVDDVLDEIDDVLESNAEDFVRSFVQKGGQ; encoded by the coding sequence ATGGCAACCAAGGACACCGGCGGCGGCCAGCAGAAGGCCACACGCTCCACCGAAGAGGTCGAGGAGCAGGCGCAGGACGCGCAGGCTGCCGAGGACCTCAAGGAGCGGCAGGAAAAGCTGAGCGACGACGTGGACGACGTCCTGGACGAAATCGATGATGTACTCGAGTCTAACGCCGAGGACTTCGTGAGGTCATTTGTGCAAAAAGGCGGACAATAA
- a CDS encoding endonuclease VII domain-containing protein, translating into MKPHDDWERNRASSDGWASYCRECRAERNRVSYFERKYDLTPVELDALIAAQRGICCICLTAPAVHVDHCHKTGRVRGVLCFNCNSAIGKLRDDPDAVRRAAAYLEGNSWKPILVAPGVYQLPS; encoded by the coding sequence GTGAAGCCGCACGACGACTGGGAGCGCAACAGAGCCTCTTCGGACGGCTGGGCGAGCTACTGCCGCGAGTGCCGTGCCGAGCGGAACCGGGTGAGCTACTTCGAGCGCAAGTACGATCTCACGCCCGTGGAGTTGGACGCGCTGATTGCTGCGCAGCGGGGCATCTGTTGCATTTGCCTGACTGCCCCGGCCGTACATGTGGATCACTGCCACAAGACGGGTAGGGTCCGTGGCGTACTGTGCTTCAACTGCAATTCGGCCATCGGTAAGTTGAGAGATGATCCCGACGCCGTACGCCGGGCTGCCGCCTATCTGGAAGGAAACTCGTGGAAGCCAATACTCGTGGCACCGGGCGTCTACCAGCTGCCTTCCTGA
- the prcB gene encoding proteasome subunit beta produces MEANTRGTGRLPAAFLTPGSSSFMDFLSEHQPELLPGKRQLPPTQGVIEAPHGTTIVAVTFPGGVVLAGDRRATMGNVIAQRDIEKVFPADEYSAVGIAGTAGLAVEMVKLFQLELEHFEKVEGAQLSLEGKANRLSTMIRSNLGMAMQGLAVVPLFAGYDVDRDRGRIFSYDVTGGRSEEHNYASTGSGSIFARGAMKKLFREDLTEEQATTLVVQALYDAADDDSATGGPDVARRIYPIITVITEDGFRRLTEEQASDLSRAVLQRRLEEPDGPKAALL; encoded by the coding sequence GTGGAAGCCAATACTCGTGGCACCGGGCGTCTACCAGCTGCCTTCCTGACGCCAGGATCTTCCTCCTTCATGGACTTCCTCTCGGAGCACCAGCCCGAGCTGCTGCCCGGCAAGCGGCAGCTGCCGCCGACGCAGGGGGTGATCGAGGCGCCGCACGGGACGACGATCGTCGCGGTGACGTTCCCCGGCGGCGTGGTGCTGGCCGGTGACCGCCGGGCCACCATGGGCAATGTGATCGCCCAGCGGGACATCGAGAAGGTGTTCCCCGCGGACGAGTACTCGGCCGTGGGCATCGCCGGCACCGCCGGTCTCGCCGTGGAGATGGTGAAGCTCTTCCAGCTGGAGCTGGAGCACTTCGAGAAGGTCGAGGGTGCGCAGCTGTCGTTGGAGGGCAAGGCGAACCGGCTGTCGACGATGATCCGGTCCAATCTGGGCATGGCGATGCAGGGCCTGGCCGTGGTGCCCCTGTTCGCGGGGTACGACGTGGACCGGGACCGGGGGCGGATCTTCTCGTACGACGTGACGGGCGGCCGTTCCGAGGAGCACAACTACGCGTCGACCGGTTCCGGCTCGATCTTCGCGCGGGGCGCGATGAAGAAGCTGTTCCGGGAGGACCTGACCGAGGAGCAGGCGACGACCCTGGTCGTGCAGGCCCTGTACGACGCGGCTGACGACGACTCGGCGACCGGTGGTCCCGATGTCGCCCGCCGGATCTACCCGATCATCACCGTGATCACCGAGGACGGTTTCCGCAGGCTGACGGAGGAGCAGGCGTCCGACCTGTCCCGCGCGGTGCTGCAGAGGCGTCTGGAGGAGCCGGACGGCCCGAAGGCCGCGCTGCTCTGA
- the prcA gene encoding proteasome subunit alpha encodes MSTPFYVSPQQAMADRAEYARKGIARGRSLVVLQYADGIVFVGENPSRALHKFSEIYDRIGFAAAGKYNEYENLRIGGVRYADLRGYTYDRDDVTARGLANVYAQTLGTIFSSAAEKPYEVELVVAEVGETPEGDQIYRLPHDGSIVDEHGSVAVGGNAEQISGFLDQRHQDGMSLAEALSLAVQALSRDTNGSEREIPAERLEVAVLDRTRPQKRKFKRIVGRQLARLLEAEGASTEAETSDDEDE; translated from the coding sequence GTGTCGACGCCGTTCTATGTCTCACCCCAGCAGGCCATGGCGGACCGCGCGGAGTACGCCCGCAAGGGCATCGCGCGCGGTCGCAGCCTCGTGGTGCTCCAGTACGCCGACGGCATCGTGTTCGTCGGCGAGAACCCGTCCCGTGCGTTGCACAAGTTCAGCGAGATCTACGACCGGATCGGCTTCGCCGCCGCCGGCAAGTACAACGAGTACGAGAACCTGCGGATCGGCGGTGTCCGCTACGCCGACCTGCGCGGGTACACCTACGACCGTGACGACGTGACCGCCCGCGGGCTGGCGAACGTGTACGCGCAGACCCTGGGCACGATCTTCTCCTCGGCGGCGGAAAAGCCGTACGAGGTGGAACTGGTGGTCGCCGAGGTCGGGGAGACCCCGGAGGGCGACCAGATCTACCGGCTGCCGCACGACGGCTCGATCGTCGACGAGCACGGCTCGGTGGCGGTCGGCGGCAACGCCGAGCAGATCAGCGGGTTCCTGGATCAGCGCCATCAGGACGGGATGAGTCTCGCGGAGGCGTTGAGCCTGGCCGTGCAGGCGCTGTCGCGGGACACCAACGGCAGTGAGCGGGAGATTCCCGCGGAGCGGCTGGAAGTGGCGGTGCTGGACCGCACGCGGCCGCAGAAGCGGAAGTTCAAGCGGATCGTGGGCCGGCAGCTGGCCCGGCTGCTGGAGGCGGAGGGCGCGTCGACGGAGGCGGAGACCTCCGACGACGAGGACGAGTAG
- a CDS encoding LacI family DNA-binding transcriptional regulator → MARSSTRPTSRDVAHAAGVSQAAVSLVLGDKWRGRVSEATAERVRQAARDLGYRPNLAARNLRLGRTRTVLLVVPALTTEFFAGVYTGAARVAGRHGFGVVLYPSPEGIGPARDPFASAQAALDGIIASSMAADALTALRGDQLPLVMLDSDPHGSLGAATVNLDIADGVRQVTAHLLGLGHRHMLHLAADVPSWTFDLRARELARRLAATPGTRLRTARAPISIDGARTATEAALAAPGPRPTAVICDDDKLAAGAYKAMRRLGLRVPDDISVTGLDDLALATALDPELTTVRLDAELFGERGMQALLAVLDGRTPDAGDIPVELVVRGSTAPAPAS, encoded by the coding sequence GTGGCACGCAGCAGCACGCGCCCGACCAGCCGTGACGTCGCCCACGCGGCCGGAGTCTCCCAGGCCGCCGTCTCCCTCGTCCTCGGCGACAAGTGGCGCGGCCGGGTCTCCGAGGCCACCGCCGAACGCGTCCGCCAGGCCGCCCGCGACCTCGGCTACCGGCCCAACCTCGCCGCCCGCAACCTGCGCCTCGGCCGCACCCGCACGGTCCTCCTCGTCGTGCCCGCCCTGACCACCGAGTTCTTCGCCGGCGTCTACACCGGCGCCGCCCGCGTCGCCGGCCGGCACGGCTTCGGCGTCGTCCTCTACCCCTCCCCCGAGGGCATCGGCCCGGCCCGCGACCCGTTCGCCTCCGCACAGGCCGCCCTCGACGGCATCATCGCCTCCTCCATGGCCGCCGACGCCCTCACCGCCCTGCGCGGCGACCAGCTCCCCCTCGTGATGCTCGACAGCGACCCGCACGGCAGCCTCGGCGCCGCCACCGTCAACCTCGACATCGCCGACGGCGTCCGCCAAGTCACCGCGCACCTGCTCGGCCTCGGCCACCGCCACATGCTCCACCTCGCGGCCGACGTCCCCTCCTGGACCTTCGACCTGCGCGCCCGCGAACTGGCCCGCCGCCTGGCCGCCACCCCCGGCACCCGGCTGCGCACCGCCCGCGCCCCCATCTCCATCGACGGCGCCCGCACCGCCACCGAGGCCGCGCTCGCCGCGCCGGGCCCCCGGCCCACCGCCGTCATCTGCGACGACGACAAACTCGCCGCCGGCGCCTACAAGGCGATGCGCCGCCTCGGCCTGCGCGTCCCCGACGACATCTCCGTCACCGGACTCGACGACCTCGCCCTCGCCACCGCCCTCGACCCCGAACTCACCACCGTCCGGCTCGACGCGGAACTCTTCGGGGAACGCGGCATGCAGGCCCTCCTGGCCGTCCTGGACGGCCGCACACCCGACGCCGGGGACATCCCCGTGGAACTCGTCGTACGGGGCTCCACGGCCCCGGCACCGGCCTCCTGA
- a CDS encoding MFS transporter: protein MAAGFSEVLRARHAARLLTGTLVGRLPNATAAIALVLFVRAQGGSYSLAGGLAAAYGVANAVGQPVLGRLVDLYGQPRVQLPAALAAALAMGAFAFCGTDPLPVAYAAVAAAGLFTPPLEGGLRALWPSVLRREEQVHTAYAMDAVAQEVMFTVGPLLVTLCVSLWSERAALLVLNGLGVLGALSVVLSPPSRAWRSAPREAHWLGALRSPGLLVLLGSFLFVGMALGSITVASVSYADGHGGDAVYGWLMAGVGLGALVGGTVYGARQWRGAPERRLRSLVALLAVCYLPLVWMPGVPAMVALAVLAGVFLAPCIACAFILVDRHAPGGTVTEAFSWLVTTFTVGASVGTGLAGPVVQAGGARWGFAVPGAAGAVSLLVLLALSGFLAAPARGAVVAASSENDPNRAAEPRFSSGDRA from the coding sequence ATGGCCGCGGGCTTTTCGGAGGTCCTCAGGGCGCGGCACGCGGCCCGGCTGCTGACCGGCACGCTGGTGGGCCGGCTGCCGAACGCAACCGCGGCGATCGCGCTGGTGCTGTTCGTGCGCGCGCAGGGCGGCTCGTACAGCCTCGCCGGAGGACTCGCGGCGGCGTACGGCGTGGCCAACGCCGTGGGTCAGCCGGTGCTGGGGCGGCTGGTGGACCTGTACGGCCAGCCGCGCGTGCAGTTGCCGGCGGCCCTCGCCGCCGCCCTCGCCATGGGCGCCTTCGCGTTCTGCGGGACCGATCCGCTGCCGGTGGCGTACGCGGCCGTCGCCGCGGCGGGGCTGTTCACGCCGCCGCTGGAGGGCGGGCTGCGCGCCCTGTGGCCCTCGGTGCTGCGCCGCGAGGAGCAGGTGCACACGGCGTACGCGATGGACGCCGTCGCGCAGGAGGTCATGTTCACGGTCGGCCCGCTGCTGGTGACGCTGTGCGTGTCGCTGTGGTCGGAGCGGGCGGCGCTGCTCGTGCTGAACGGGCTGGGTGTGCTGGGGGCGCTGTCGGTCGTGCTGTCGCCGCCCTCGCGCGCGTGGCGGTCGGCGCCGCGTGAGGCGCACTGGCTGGGCGCGCTGCGGTCGCCCGGTCTGCTGGTGCTGCTGGGCTCCTTCCTGTTCGTCGGGATGGCGCTGGGCTCGATCACGGTGGCGTCGGTGTCGTACGCGGACGGTCATGGCGGCGACGCGGTGTACGGCTGGCTGATGGCGGGTGTGGGCCTGGGCGCGCTCGTGGGCGGCACCGTGTACGGGGCGCGGCAGTGGCGGGGTGCGCCGGAGCGGCGACTGCGGTCGCTGGTGGCGCTTCTGGCGGTGTGTTACCTGCCGCTGGTGTGGATGCCCGGTGTGCCGGCGATGGTGGCCCTGGCGGTGCTGGCAGGGGTGTTCCTGGCGCCGTGCATCGCCTGCGCGTTCATCCTCGTGGACCGGCACGCGCCGGGCGGGACGGTCACGGAGGCGTTCTCGTGGCTGGTGACGACGTTCACGGTGGGCGCCTCGGTCGGAACGGGCCTGGCGGGGCCGGTCGTCCAGGCGGGTGGCGCGCGGTGGGGTTTCGCGGTGCCGGGCGCGGCGGGGGCGGTGTCGCTGCTGGTGCTGCTGGCCCTGAGCGGGTTCCTCGCAGCTCCCGCGCGGGGCGCGGTTGTTGCGGCTTCATCGGAAAATGATCCAAATCGTGCTGCCGAACCCCGTTTCAGCTCGGGTGATCGGGCGTAA